From a single Variovorax paradoxus genomic region:
- a CDS encoding mandelate racemase/muconate lactonizing enzyme family protein produces the protein MKIVNILESTRPIKSDIRNAYIDFSKMTLSLVAVVTDVIRDGKPVIGYGFNSNGRYGQGGLIRERFLPRLLEAEPASLLDETGDNLDPHKIWARMMINEKPGGHGERSVAVGTIDMAVWDAVAKIAGQPLYQLLAERYGSGTPNPRVFVYAAGGYYYPGKGVEGLQREMTSYLERGYSVVKMKIGGATLAEDCERIESVLKILGPGQQLAVDANGRFDLATAIDYGRALSQYPLFWYEEAGDPLDYELQAKLGEVYAGPMATGENLFSMQDARNLIRHGGMRPDRDWLQFDCALSYGLVEYLRTLDMLKDHGWSPSRCIPHGGHQMSLAIAAGLGLGGNESYPDLFQPYGGFPDGVKVQNGHVTLPPLPGIGFEGKVDLIAEMRALAG, from the coding sequence ATGAAGATCGTCAACATCCTCGAGTCCACGCGCCCCATCAAGTCGGACATCCGCAACGCCTACATCGACTTCTCCAAGATGACCCTGAGCCTGGTGGCCGTGGTCACCGATGTGATCCGCGACGGCAAGCCCGTCATCGGCTACGGCTTCAATTCGAACGGCCGCTACGGCCAGGGCGGACTGATCCGCGAGCGCTTCCTGCCGCGCCTGCTCGAGGCCGAGCCGGCCTCGCTCCTCGACGAGACCGGCGACAACCTCGATCCGCACAAGATCTGGGCCCGCATGATGATCAACGAAAAGCCCGGCGGCCACGGCGAGCGCTCGGTGGCCGTGGGCACCATCGACATGGCCGTGTGGGACGCGGTCGCCAAGATCGCCGGCCAGCCGCTCTACCAGCTGCTGGCCGAACGCTACGGCAGCGGTACGCCGAACCCGCGCGTGTTCGTCTATGCCGCGGGCGGCTACTACTACCCCGGCAAGGGCGTCGAAGGCCTGCAGCGCGAGATGACGAGCTACCTGGAGCGCGGCTACTCGGTGGTCAAGATGAAGATCGGCGGCGCCACGCTGGCGGAAGACTGCGAGCGCATCGAGTCGGTGCTCAAGATCCTCGGCCCCGGCCAGCAACTGGCCGTGGACGCCAACGGCCGCTTCGACCTGGCCACCGCCATCGACTACGGCCGCGCGCTCTCGCAGTACCCGCTCTTCTGGTACGAGGAAGCCGGCGACCCGCTCGACTACGAGCTGCAGGCGAAGCTCGGCGAGGTCTACGCCGGCCCCATGGCCACGGGTGAGAACCTGTTCTCGATGCAGGACGCGCGCAACCTGATCCGCCATGGCGGCATGCGGCCCGACCGCGACTGGCTGCAGTTCGACTGCGCGCTGAGCTACGGGCTGGTGGAGTACCTGCGCACGCTCGACATGCTGAAGGACCACGGCTGGTCGCCCTCGCGCTGCATTCCGCACGGCGGCCACCAGATGTCTCTGGCCATTGCGGCGGGCCTGGGCCTGGGCGGCAACGAAAGCTACCCCGACCTGTTCCAGCCCTACGGCGGCTTTCCAGACGGCGTGAAGGTGCAGAACGGCCATGTCACGCTGCCGCCGCTGCCCGGCATCGGTTTCGAGGGCAAGGTCGACCTCATCGCCGAGATGCGCGCGCTCGCGGGTTAA
- a CDS encoding SDR family NAD(P)-dependent oxidoreductase has protein sequence MSNEAKAAPLAVVTGSSSGIGRAIALHLLEEGWRVSGLDLAAPTLSHAGFAHAAVDLSDAAAIARATSALQETDALVHAAGVLRVGPLGQLDHAGGELMWRLHVDAATRLADALVPAMAARGHGRVVFVGSRVAHGMPGRGQYAATKAALVALARSWAAEVAASGVTLNVVSPGATQTAMLQDPARAASAPRLPPIGRLIEPAEVAALVAFLLSAPAAAITGQDIAICGGASLHR, from the coding sequence GTGTCGAATGAAGCCAAGGCCGCCCCGCTTGCCGTGGTGACGGGCAGCAGCAGCGGCATCGGCCGCGCCATCGCGCTGCACCTGCTCGAGGAAGGCTGGCGCGTGAGCGGGCTCGACCTGGCGGCGCCCACGCTCTCGCATGCGGGCTTCGCGCACGCGGCGGTCGACCTGTCGGACGCCGCGGCCATCGCGCGCGCCACATCCGCGCTTCAGGAGACCGATGCGCTGGTGCATGCGGCCGGCGTGCTGCGCGTCGGCCCGCTGGGCCAGCTCGACCACGCGGGTGGCGAGCTGATGTGGCGCCTGCACGTCGACGCAGCCACGCGGCTGGCCGATGCGCTGGTGCCCGCGATGGCCGCGCGCGGCCATGGCCGCGTGGTGTTCGTCGGCAGCCGCGTGGCGCACGGCATGCCCGGCCGCGGCCAGTACGCCGCCACCAAGGCGGCGCTGGTCGCGCTCGCGCGCAGCTGGGCGGCGGAAGTGGCCGCAAGCGGCGTCACCCTCAACGTGGTGTCGCCCGGCGCCACGCAGACCGCGATGCTGCAGGACCCGGCGCGCGCGGCCAGCGCGCCGCGCCTGCCGCCCATCGGCCGGCTGATCGAGCCCGCGGAAGTCGCCGCGCTGGTCGCCTTTCTTCTCTCGGCGCCGGCCGCGGCCATCACCGGCCAAGACATCGCCATCTGCGGCGGTGCATCGCTGCACCGCTGA
- a CDS encoding Bug family tripartite tricarboxylate transporter substrate binding protein: protein MQRNHFLRAALAALALAAASSGFAQTQPWPTRPVRVVIPFPPGGTLDTVGRLLAQKLGDQMGQPFIVENRPGGNGIIGADVVSKAPADGYTLLFNASTFTTAPMTMKSVPYEVARDFTPVALVAKAPLSVAINKNLPITDIKSLIAYAKAHPGKMTFAVGSTGSAGHLSTELLKRAGGLDYLIVPYKGTAPAFQDLIGGQIDGFIDPILGSLQYHKSGMLRVVAVTSANRATSLPNVPTVAESIPGYEFYSWYGLWGPAKLPGAITQRLNAEVNKALGTDMRETLNAQGLLLTPGSVDDFAKFQQADMERSKKIIVEGNIRVE from the coding sequence ATGCAACGCAACCATTTCCTGCGCGCCGCGCTCGCGGCCCTCGCGCTCGCCGCGGCGTCCTCCGGCTTCGCGCAGACCCAGCCCTGGCCCACCCGGCCGGTGCGCGTGGTGATCCCGTTCCCGCCGGGCGGCACGCTCGACACCGTCGGCCGCCTGCTCGCGCAGAAGCTCGGCGACCAGATGGGCCAGCCCTTCATCGTGGAGAACCGGCCCGGCGGCAACGGCATCATCGGCGCCGACGTGGTGTCGAAGGCGCCGGCCGACGGCTACACGCTGCTGTTCAACGCCTCGACCTTCACCACCGCGCCCATGACGATGAAGTCCGTGCCCTACGAGGTCGCCAGGGACTTCACGCCGGTGGCGCTGGTCGCCAAGGCGCCGCTGTCGGTGGCCATCAACAAGAACCTGCCGATCACCGACATCAAGTCGCTCATCGCCTACGCCAAGGCGCACCCGGGCAAGATGACCTTCGCGGTGGGATCGACCGGCTCGGCGGGCCACCTGTCGACCGAGCTGCTCAAGCGCGCGGGCGGGCTCGACTACCTGATCGTGCCGTACAAGGGCACGGCGCCGGCCTTCCAGGACCTGATCGGCGGACAGATCGACGGCTTCATCGACCCGATCCTCGGCTCGCTGCAGTACCACAAGAGCGGCATGCTGCGCGTGGTGGCCGTCACCTCGGCCAACCGCGCCACCAGCCTGCCGAACGTGCCCACCGTGGCCGAGAGCATTCCGGGCTACGAGTTCTACAGCTGGTACGGCCTGTGGGGCCCGGCCAAGCTGCCGGGCGCGATCACGCAGCGGCTCAATGCCGAGGTGAACAAGGCGCTGGGCACCGACATGCGCGAGACGCTGAACGCGCAGGGCCTGCTGCTCACGCCGGGCAGCGTGGACGACTTCGCCAAGTTCCAGCAGGCCGACATGGAGCGCTCGAAGAAGATCATCGTGGAGGGCAACATCCGTGTCGAATGA
- a CDS encoding dihydrodipicolinate synthase family protein, giving the protein MPSIANYRGIIPAISCPFTTDHRIDEPALRKLASWLAGHDGVVAVMTNGHTGEVFSLTPAERAEVTRIVADELRGRMPVISSIVCEGLAEAAEHARAAQAAGAAALDVMPPHHWLRFGFTPGHALQYFEAIHRAAPELDLVCHVYPAWTRASYSSQLLAELARLPYLQAFKVGQRDMNKYARDIQAIREADASKAILTCHDEYLLASMVQGVDGALAGFATFIPQLIIDLWNAVKAGDLKKAMAVQALITPLKDAVYGGGEPTGEAHARMKGGMYLAGVLDNATVRPPTEAPNAREMEALRAAVAQAGLSKR; this is encoded by the coding sequence ATGCCTTCCATCGCGAATTATCGCGGGATCATCCCCGCCATTTCCTGCCCCTTCACCACCGACCACCGCATCGACGAGCCGGCGCTGCGCAAGCTGGCCTCCTGGCTCGCGGGGCACGACGGCGTGGTGGCGGTCATGACCAACGGCCACACCGGCGAGGTGTTCTCGCTGACCCCGGCCGAACGCGCGGAGGTGACCCGCATCGTCGCCGACGAGCTGCGCGGCCGCATGCCGGTGATCTCGTCGATCGTCTGCGAGGGCCTGGCCGAGGCCGCCGAGCATGCGCGCGCCGCCCAGGCCGCCGGCGCGGCCGCGCTCGACGTAATGCCGCCGCACCACTGGCTGCGCTTCGGCTTCACGCCCGGCCATGCGCTGCAGTACTTCGAGGCCATCCACCGCGCCGCGCCGGAGCTCGACCTGGTCTGCCACGTGTACCCGGCCTGGACCCGCGCCTCCTACTCGTCGCAGCTGCTGGCCGAGCTGGCCCGCCTGCCCTACCTGCAGGCCTTCAAGGTCGGCCAGCGCGACATGAACAAGTACGCCCGTGACATCCAGGCGATCCGCGAGGCCGACGCCTCCAAGGCCATCCTCACCTGCCACGACGAGTACCTGCTGGCCTCGATGGTGCAGGGCGTGGACGGCGCGCTGGCCGGCTTCGCGACCTTCATTCCGCAACTGATCATCGACCTGTGGAACGCCGTGAAGGCCGGCGACCTGAAGAAGGCGATGGCGGTGCAGGCCCTCATCACGCCGCTGAAGGACGCCGTGTACGGCGGCGGCGAACCCACCGGCGAGGCGCATGCGCGCATGAAGGGCGGCATGTACCTGGCCGGCGTGCTCGACAACGCCACGGTGCGCCCGCCGACCGAGGCGCCGAACGCGCGCGAGATGGAGGCGCTGCGCGCCGCCGTCGCGCAGGCCGGCCTGTCGAAGCGCTGA
- a CDS encoding LysR family transcriptional regulator, which yields MGPGNRPLDLEWLEDFLALAESGNFSRAAQARSIAQPAFSRHIRALEEWVGVDLFDRSAHPAALTAAGKRFQPLLQEVLAALEAARIKARAAHDLAAASLSFAATHVLSLTFFPRWLASVEARLSLGPIQTISDSSQACEDLMLQRRVQFVLCHGHAQAPGRLDEAQYPMLRLSDDVLVPVAAPDARGLPQHALGAPQAPSVLAYSEASGLGRIMRAIQDSEFGKDFAPSLSVVFTAHHAALLRTMALEGRGLAWLPMSLVADDLRGGALVDAGAGGWRVPVDIRLYRQLAHMAPVAEALWELVRDGAAAQPSHAA from the coding sequence ATGGGCCCCGGCAACCGACCCCTCGACCTCGAATGGCTGGAAGACTTCCTGGCCCTGGCCGAGAGCGGCAATTTCTCGCGCGCGGCGCAGGCGCGCTCCATCGCCCAGCCGGCCTTCAGCCGCCACATCCGCGCGCTCGAGGAGTGGGTGGGTGTCGATCTGTTCGACCGCAGCGCGCACCCGGCCGCGCTCACGGCGGCGGGCAAGCGCTTCCAGCCGCTGCTGCAGGAGGTGCTGGCCGCGCTGGAGGCGGCGCGCATCAAGGCGCGCGCCGCGCACGACCTGGCCGCGGCAAGCCTGAGCTTCGCCGCCACGCACGTGCTGTCGCTGACCTTCTTTCCGCGCTGGCTGGCCAGCGTGGAAGCGCGGCTGAGCCTGGGGCCGATCCAGACCATCTCCGACAGCTCGCAGGCCTGCGAAGACCTGATGCTGCAGCGTCGCGTGCAGTTCGTGCTGTGCCACGGCCATGCGCAGGCGCCCGGCCGGCTCGACGAGGCGCAGTACCCCATGCTGCGCCTGAGCGACGACGTGCTCGTGCCGGTGGCCGCGCCGGACGCGCGCGGCCTGCCGCAGCATGCGCTGGGCGCGCCGCAGGCGCCTTCGGTGCTGGCCTACAGCGAAGCCTCGGGGCTGGGTCGGATCATGCGGGCGATCCAGGACAGCGAGTTCGGCAAGGACTTCGCGCCGTCGCTGTCGGTGGTCTTCACGGCACACCATGCGGCGCTGCTGCGGACCATGGCGCTCGAAGGGCGCGGCCTCGCGTGGCTGCCGATGAGCCTGGTGGCGGACGACCTGCGCGGCGGCGCGCTGGTGGATGCCGGCGCGGGCGGCTGGCGGGTGCCGGTGGACATCCGGCTGTACCGTCAGCTGGCCCACATGGCGCCCGTGGCCGAGGCGCTGTGGGAGCTGGTGAGGGACGGCGCCGCGGCCCAGCCTTCACACGCTGCTTAG
- a CDS encoding LysR family transcriptional regulator, producing MEIRHLRCLVAVAEELHFGRAAQRLNLSQPPVSLAIKEMEEELGVTLFERTSRRIAITRAGEEALRDARAVLLGMDTLRRRAQEAAAGLMGSISIGFISLPAYSFLPRVLRQFSDENERAEIALWEGTTDQIINDVESGRLDVGLVLQPSSMPASLGSRLVQKDALILAMPEAHPLVRPGSIALEKFSGERFLGFERHFGPQVFDAIVATCMRRGFSPRLFSARQMHTIVSLVSGGLGVALVPACVKALHREGVAYRSLKGEKTYIDTLAVWRKADDSPLVRTLLALLPTLSSV from the coding sequence ATGGAAATCCGCCACCTCCGCTGCCTGGTCGCCGTTGCCGAGGAGCTGCACTTCGGGCGCGCGGCGCAGCGCCTCAACCTCTCGCAGCCTCCCGTGAGCCTCGCGATCAAGGAGATGGAGGAAGAACTCGGCGTCACGCTGTTCGAGCGCACCTCGCGCCGCATTGCGATCACGCGCGCGGGCGAAGAAGCGCTTCGCGACGCACGCGCGGTGCTGCTCGGCATGGACACTTTGCGCCGGCGCGCGCAGGAGGCCGCGGCCGGGCTCATGGGATCGATCTCCATCGGCTTCATCAGCCTGCCGGCCTACTCCTTCCTGCCGCGGGTGCTGCGGCAGTTCTCCGATGAGAACGAGCGGGCCGAGATCGCGCTGTGGGAAGGCACGACCGACCAGATCATCAACGACGTCGAGTCCGGCCGGCTCGACGTGGGCCTGGTGCTGCAGCCTTCGAGCATGCCCGCCTCGTTGGGCTCGCGGCTGGTGCAGAAAGACGCGCTGATCCTCGCGATGCCCGAGGCGCATCCGCTGGTGCGGCCCGGCAGCATCGCGCTCGAGAAGTTCTCGGGCGAGCGCTTCCTGGGCTTCGAGCGCCACTTCGGACCGCAGGTGTTCGATGCGATCGTGGCCACCTGCATGCGGCGCGGCTTCAGCCCGCGGCTGTTTTCGGCGCGCCAGATGCACACCATCGTCAGCCTGGTCTCGGGCGGCCTGGGCGTGGCGCTGGTGCCGGCCTGCGTCAAGGCGCTGCACCGCGAGGGCGTGGCGTACCGCTCGCTCAAGGGCGAGAAGACCTACATCGACACCCTCGCGGTATGGCGCAAGGCGGACGATTCGCCGCTGGTGCGCACGCTGCTGGCGCTGCTGCCGACGCTAAGCAGCGTGTGA
- a CDS encoding PPC domain-containing DNA-binding protein, with translation MVEKLMGLPRSRTVVHPGPFRPVRIDRMRDEKGRHFRLSLPGGRTLHESFVQALADEGVASASMTLLGGELAELGFCLALPDPTGRVLATYGAPHTVHGACFIFGNATLGSSASGTPVVHCHGAFRTADGAVRGGHILTERTVVGRRSVTAVVTALDSFDLRVVYDDETRMPLMRPQARRIHG, from the coding sequence ATGGTCGAGAAACTGATGGGGCTGCCACGCTCGCGCACCGTGGTGCATCCGGGGCCTTTCCGGCCCGTGCGCATCGATCGCATGCGCGACGAGAAGGGCCGGCACTTCCGGCTCTCGCTGCCCGGCGGCCGAACGCTGCACGAGAGCTTCGTGCAGGCGCTGGCGGACGAAGGCGTGGCCAGCGCGTCGATGACGCTGCTCGGCGGCGAGCTGGCCGAGCTTGGCTTCTGCCTCGCACTGCCCGACCCGACCGGCCGGGTGCTCGCGACCTACGGCGCACCGCACACGGTGCACGGCGCCTGCTTCATATTCGGCAACGCGACGCTGGGCAGTTCCGCCAGCGGCACGCCGGTGGTCCATTGCCATGGCGCCTTCCGCACCGCCGACGGCGCGGTGCGCGGCGGCCACATCCTGACCGAGCGGACGGTGGTCGGACGCCGCAGCGTCACCGCGGTGGTCACCGCACTCGACAGCTTCGATCTGCGCGTGGTCTACGACGATGAAACCCGCATGCCGCTGATGCGGCCCCAGGCCAGGCGCATCCATGGCTGA
- a CDS encoding PPC domain-containing DNA-binding protein produces MAEMRMIESGRMGRVAYARIAPNEDLVSSIEKLCLAEGFGNAFVRGALGSLVDACLERADGSCQVIRGPAAEIVSLAGEVRSQPDGSLRAALTGVVADTQGHLYGGPFVAGANAVCVTFEVTLEEWLPSPGNN; encoded by the coding sequence ATGGCTGAGATGCGCATGATTGAAAGCGGGCGCATGGGCCGCGTGGCCTATGCGCGCATCGCGCCCAACGAAGACCTCGTCTCCAGCATCGAGAAGCTCTGCCTCGCGGAAGGCTTCGGAAATGCCTTCGTGCGCGGCGCGCTCGGCAGTCTTGTCGATGCCTGCCTCGAGCGCGCCGACGGTTCCTGCCAGGTGATCCGCGGGCCGGCGGCCGAGATCGTGAGCCTGGCCGGCGAGGTGCGCTCGCAGCCCGACGGCTCGCTGCGCGCCGCGCTCACCGGCGTGGTGGCGGACACGCAGGGCCACCTGTACGGCGGCCCGTTCGTGGCGGGGGCCAATGCCGTCTGCGTCACCTTCGAAGTCACGCTCGAGGAGTGGCTGCCATCGCCCGGCAACAACTGA
- a CDS encoding SDR family NAD(P)-dependent oxidoreductase has protein sequence MTDLSTSSSSSSSSSSSRVAVVTGGARGIGLAIGRWFLAHGYSVALLDIDGATLDQAVAELAQPAKVLGLHCDVSKPSQVDSAAKAVVERFGRVDALVNNAGVAVFKPVLQTSFEEWRTVLGTNLDGAFLCTQAFGVLMVARGSGAVVNIASISGLRASTLRVAYGTSKAALIHLTKQHAVELGNAGVRVNVIAPGPVETEMAKLVHSVAIRSDYYDTIPLGRYGTPEEMANAVGFLCSDDASFINGQVLAVDGGFDAAGVGLPTLRRGLHVPAADHA, from the coding sequence ATGACCGATCTCTCCACTTCATCTTCTTCATCTTCTTCATCTTCTTCATCCCGCGTCGCCGTCGTCACCGGAGGCGCGCGCGGCATCGGCCTGGCCATCGGCCGCTGGTTCCTGGCGCACGGCTACAGCGTCGCGCTGCTCGACATCGACGGCGCCACGCTCGACCAGGCAGTGGCCGAGCTCGCGCAGCCTGCGAAGGTGCTGGGCCTGCACTGCGATGTGTCGAAGCCGTCGCAGGTCGACAGCGCCGCCAAGGCCGTGGTCGAGCGCTTCGGCCGTGTCGACGCGCTGGTCAACAACGCCGGCGTGGCGGTGTTCAAGCCGGTGCTGCAGACCTCCTTCGAGGAGTGGCGCACCGTGCTCGGCACCAACCTGGACGGCGCGTTCCTGTGCACGCAGGCCTTCGGCGTGCTGATGGTCGCGCGCGGGAGCGGCGCGGTGGTGAACATCGCCTCCATCTCCGGGCTGCGCGCCAGCACGCTGCGGGTCGCCTACGGCACCAGCAAGGCAGCGCTCATCCACCTGACCAAGCAGCATGCGGTGGAGCTGGGCAACGCCGGCGTGCGCGTGAACGTGATCGCGCCGGGGCCGGTGGAAACCGAGATGGCCAAGCTCGTGCACAGCGTGGCGATCCGCTCCGACTACTACGACACCATTCCGCTCGGCCGCTACGGCACGCCGGAAGAAATGGCCAACGCCGTGGGCTTCCTGTGCAGCGACGACGCGAGCTTCATCAACGGCCAGGTGCTGGCTGTCGATGGCGGCTTCGATGCCGCCGGCGTCGGCCTGCCGACCCTGCGCCGGGGCCTGCACGTGCCTGCCGCCGACCACGCCTGA
- a CDS encoding acetyl-CoA acetyltransferase: MTTNACIIGWGHTPFGKLDAVDSEALIRSAVEPALRTAGLAAADIDGIFVGHFNSGFLPQDFSASLVGLALPELRHVPAVRMENACATGSAAIWAALDAVQCGRVRHALVVGFEIMNAVPGPRIAETLLRCSYVKEEGATPAGFAGVFGQIAGEYFERFGDQSDALAAISAKNHANGVHNPFAHMRRDLGFGFCRQPSEKNPFVAGPLKRSDCSLVSDGAAALVISAGPIASATVPAVRWRSRTQVNDYLPLSRRDPTRFEGAALAWQRGLAAAGLSLHDLGFVETHDCFTIAELLEYEAMGLAPHGQGARVILDGVSRKDGRLPVNPSGGLKSRGHPIGATGVSQHVMAAMQLAGLAGDMQVGSGKPGAVFNMGGAAVANYLSVLEAA; the protein is encoded by the coding sequence ATGACCACCAACGCCTGCATCATCGGCTGGGGACACACGCCTTTCGGCAAGCTCGATGCCGTGGACAGCGAAGCACTCATCCGGTCCGCGGTCGAGCCCGCGCTGCGAACCGCGGGGCTCGCCGCGGCCGACATCGACGGCATCTTCGTCGGCCACTTCAACAGCGGCTTCCTGCCGCAGGACTTCAGCGCATCGCTGGTGGGCCTGGCGCTGCCCGAGCTGCGCCACGTTCCCGCAGTGCGCATGGAAAACGCATGCGCCACCGGCTCGGCCGCGATCTGGGCCGCACTCGATGCGGTGCAGTGTGGGCGGGTGCGGCATGCGCTGGTGGTCGGCTTCGAGATCATGAATGCCGTGCCCGGCCCGCGCATCGCCGAGACGCTGCTGCGCTGCTCCTATGTCAAGGAAGAGGGCGCCACCCCGGCGGGCTTTGCCGGTGTGTTCGGCCAGATCGCGGGCGAGTACTTCGAGCGCTTCGGCGACCAGAGCGATGCGCTGGCCGCCATCTCGGCCAAGAACCACGCGAACGGCGTGCACAACCCCTTTGCGCACATGCGGCGCGACCTGGGTTTCGGCTTCTGCCGCCAGCCGTCGGAGAAGAACCCGTTTGTCGCGGGTCCGCTCAAGCGCTCCGACTGCTCGCTGGTGTCCGACGGCGCGGCGGCGCTGGTCATCTCGGCCGGGCCGATCGCGTCGGCGACGGTGCCGGCGGTGCGCTGGCGCTCGCGCACGCAGGTCAACGACTACCTGCCGCTGTCGCGCCGCGATCCGACCCGCTTCGAGGGCGCGGCGCTCGCGTGGCAGCGGGGGCTGGCCGCGGCGGGGCTGTCGCTTCATGATCTGGGCTTCGTCGAGACGCACGACTGCTTCACCATTGCGGAGCTGCTCGAGTACGAAGCCATGGGCCTGGCGCCGCACGGGCAGGGCGCGCGCGTGATCCTCGATGGCGTGAGCCGCAAGGACGGTCGGCTGCCCGTCAACCCGTCAGGCGGGCTGAAGTCGCGCGGTCATCCGATCGGCGCCACGGGTGTGTCGCAGCATGTGATGGCTGCGATGCAGCTGGCCGGCCTCGCGGGCGACATGCAGGTCGGCTCGGGCAAGCCGGGCGCGGTCTTCAACATGGGCGGTGCGGCCGTTGCCAACTACCTGAGCGTGCTGGAGGCCGCATGA
- a CDS encoding acyl-CoA synthetase codes for MSAAPSGAPVSQARAMNLSALLSQTAALFPDRPGLIQGERQWTWRKIDARVDALVQALRSLGMRPGDKLLVMSRNNPALFESCWAAFRLGAVWVPVNFRLTPPEVAYLGSASEASVMLAEDCFAEHVEAVKAASSHLRSVITIGLPRAGEHGYEPLLAANADAPAAMAQVDADQPLWYFYTSGTTGRPKAAVLTHGQMAFVVTSHLADLIPGTTEHDCSIAVAPLSHGAGIHALLNVARGAATVLLASDRLEPATFWALVERHRVTNVFTVPTIVKMLVEDPAVDRFDHGSLRYVVYAGAPMYRADQKRALQKLGKVLVQYFGLGEVTGCITVLPPAMHAADDDDPDAHIGCCGRARTGMEVAILDARMQPVPASTVGEICCRGPAVFAGYFNNPEATQKALQGGWFHTGDLGRMDARGLLYITGRESDMYISGGSNVYPREVEEILLMHPAVREVAVLGIADEKWGEVGVAVIVSSQPGLTAEQLLQHLDGRCAKYRWPRHIFFWDALPKSGYGKVAKADIRKRLVERGEVKEIATI; via the coding sequence ATGAGTGCAGCGCCAAGCGGTGCACCCGTGAGCCAAGCGCGGGCGATGAACCTGTCCGCCCTGCTGTCGCAGACGGCCGCGCTGTTTCCGGACCGGCCGGGGCTGATCCAGGGCGAGCGGCAGTGGACCTGGCGCAAGATCGACGCCCGCGTCGATGCGCTGGTGCAGGCGCTGCGATCGCTCGGCATGCGGCCGGGCGACAAGCTGCTCGTGATGTCGCGCAACAACCCGGCGCTGTTCGAGAGCTGCTGGGCCGCCTTCCGCCTGGGTGCCGTGTGGGTGCCGGTCAACTTCCGGCTCACGCCGCCCGAGGTCGCCTACCTGGGCAGCGCGAGCGAGGCGAGCGTGATGCTGGCCGAGGACTGTTTTGCCGAGCATGTGGAGGCGGTGAAGGCCGCGTCTTCGCATCTGCGCTCGGTCATCACGATCGGCCTTCCGCGCGCCGGTGAACACGGCTACGAGCCGCTGCTCGCGGCCAACGCCGATGCGCCCGCGGCGATGGCGCAGGTCGATGCCGACCAGCCGCTGTGGTACTTCTACACCTCGGGCACCACGGGCCGCCCGAAGGCCGCCGTGCTCACGCACGGGCAGATGGCCTTCGTCGTGACCAGCCACCTGGCCGACCTGATCCCGGGCACCACCGAGCACGACTGCTCGATCGCCGTCGCGCCGCTGTCGCATGGTGCGGGCATCCATGCGCTGCTCAACGTGGCCCGCGGCGCGGCGACGGTGCTGCTCGCCTCCGACAGGCTGGAGCCGGCCACCTTCTGGGCGCTGGTGGAGCGGCACCGCGTGACCAACGTCTTCACCGTGCCGACCATCGTCAAGATGCTGGTGGAAGACCCGGCCGTCGACCGGTTCGACCACGGTTCGCTGCGCTACGTGGTCTATGCGGGCGCACCGATGTACCGCGCGGACCAGAAGCGCGCGCTGCAGAAGTTGGGCAAGGTGCTGGTGCAGTACTTCGGGCTGGGCGAGGTCACGGGCTGCATCACGGTGCTGCCGCCGGCCATGCATGCGGCCGACGACGACGATCCGGACGCCCACATCGGCTGCTGCGGCCGGGCCCGCACCGGCATGGAAGTGGCCATCCTCGACGCGCGGATGCAGCCGGTGCCCGCGAGCACCGTGGGCGAGATCTGCTGCCGCGGGCCGGCCGTGTTCGCGGGCTATTTCAACAACCCCGAGGCCACGCAGAAGGCGCTGCAGGGCGGCTGGTTCCACACCGGCGACCTCGGCCGCATGGACGCGCGCGGGCTGCTCTATATCACCGGCCGCGAATCCGACATGTACATCTCGGGCGGCTCCAACGTGTACCCGCGCGAGGTGGAGGAAATTCTGCTGATGCATCCGGCCGTGCGCGAAGTGGCGGTGCTCGGCATCGCGGACGAGAAGTGGGGCGAGGTGGGCGTGGCGGTGATCGTGTCTTCGCAGCCCGGCCTCACGGCCGAGCAGCTGCTGCAGCACCTGGACGGCCGCTGCGCGAAGTACCGCTGGCCGCGGCACATCTTCTTCTGGGATGCGCTGCCGAAGTCCGGCTACGGAAAGGTCGCCAAGGCCGACATCCGCAAGCGGCTCGTCGAACGCGGCGAGGTGAAGGAGATCGCCACCATCTGA